In one Leptospiraceae bacterium genomic region, the following are encoded:
- a CDS encoding type IV pili methyl-accepting chemotaxis transducer N-terminal domain-containing protein gives MKFIYKFFLPPLFFLGILILNFLLSFYIVHLKEKDALEINLSGRQRMLSQKMLKELSLFLHSNDESYREELENTIQLFDTSLKALKDGGEASLDLSWKKKVYLLPSEGKTKAQLEIVSQYWLKNQRLIQITIREKQISKDLYHSNIVLLKEMDKAVQLIQGVSEKKLTYLKILQVFVIFIILTGSIGVLIYYNKLILFPLNNLIARMSLLAKNEGDLTQRIPVVSKDEIGKLSQDFNSFSEVLRGKLLKIFYTFREIIVKVSLIIRELYIYSQNFISIERDMDRGKEELNGIEATIRSQDKSIAKNAAFSRNLTEEINRVMSLTEESSKKASLGEEKITQIRNSMDLAISAMDEMLSKNKELTDKVNLIERTIQTIQEISEKTNLLALNASIEAARAGESGRGFSVVASEIGKLAEGSREAVEGINKNLKVILEKIYSNNNSSEEVSQKIIEISNDTGTAMEKISEVLQNIHEMNKITATISDSSVVLTDSIDEVSKNSEVITKNVLNINQRFNSINDSSKRIQTRLELITQDTDEVIHISSSMFKLISSVNLMTEDDFFLEVESAITAHNTWMEKLEAIIEHEEERNIELEHTRCRFGIFYHSSAIPKSNEKIWKEIDGIHKGIHNSAQTIYDLLDSGYKDKARQELQKTKNLSEVLKKNLMACCSIR, from the coding sequence ATGAAATTTATATATAAATTTTTTCTGCCGCCCCTCTTCTTTTTAGGAATCTTAATTCTTAACTTTCTCTTATCTTTTTATATTGTTCACTTAAAAGAAAAAGACGCCCTGGAAATTAATCTTTCCGGAAGGCAAAGAATGCTTAGCCAGAAGATGTTAAAAGAATTGAGTCTCTTTTTACATTCAAATGATGAATCTTATCGAGAAGAACTGGAGAATACGATTCAACTGTTTGATACAAGTTTGAAAGCCCTTAAAGATGGAGGAGAAGCTTCTCTGGATCTTTCCTGGAAAAAGAAGGTGTATTTATTGCCTTCTGAGGGAAAAACAAAAGCTCAATTGGAAATTGTAAGTCAATACTGGTTGAAAAACCAGAGGCTGATTCAGATTACAATAAGAGAAAAGCAGATTAGTAAAGACTTATATCATAGCAATATAGTTCTTCTCAAAGAAATGGATAAGGCTGTTCAGTTGATTCAGGGTGTTTCTGAAAAAAAACTTACTTACCTTAAGATATTGCAGGTATTTGTAATTTTTATTATTCTTACCGGATCTATAGGTGTATTAATATATTACAATAAGCTTATTCTTTTTCCTTTGAATAATCTAATTGCCAGGATGAGTTTATTAGCTAAAAATGAGGGTGACTTAACCCAGAGGATTCCTGTTGTTTCAAAGGACGAAATCGGGAAGCTTTCACAGGATTTTAATTCTTTTTCGGAGGTTTTAAGAGGAAAATTACTGAAAATATTTTATACTTTTAGAGAAATTATTGTGAAGGTGAGTTTAATCATCCGTGAATTATATATTTATTCACAAAATTTTATCTCAATTGAAAGAGACATGGATAGGGGAAAAGAAGAGTTAAATGGTATTGAAGCTACCATTCGTTCACAGGATAAATCGATTGCAAAGAATGCGGCTTTTTCTCGAAATTTGACTGAGGAAATCAACCGGGTAATGTCCTTAACGGAAGAATCTTCGAAAAAAGCTTCATTAGGAGAAGAGAAGATTACCCAGATCAGGAATAGTATGGATCTGGCTATTTCTGCTATGGATGAAATGCTCAGCAAAAATAAAGAATTAACAGATAAGGTGAACCTTATAGAGAGAACCATACAAACCATTCAGGAAATTTCAGAAAAAACCAATCTTTTAGCTTTGAATGCTTCCATTGAAGCTGCCAGGGCCGGTGAATCCGGGAGAGGCTTTTCTGTAGTAGCTTCTGAAATTGGAAAACTGGCAGAAGGAAGCCGGGAAGCAGTTGAAGGTATTAATAAAAATCTAAAAGTTATATTAGAAAAGATTTATTCAAATAATAACAGCAGTGAAGAGGTTTCGCAAAAAATTATTGAGATTTCAAATGATACAGGGACTGCTATGGAGAAGATTTCGGAGGTACTACAGAATATTCATGAAATGAATAAGATTACGGCTACAATATCTGATAGTTCGGTTGTATTAACCGATTCGATTGATGAGGTTTCGAAGAATTCAGAAGTAATCACGAAAAATGTCTTAAATATTAATCAACGCTTTAATTCAATTAATGATTCCAGTAAGAGAATTCAAACCAGGCTTGAATTAATTACACAGGATACAGATGAAGTCATACATATTTCTTCTTCTATGTTTAAGCTGATTTCTTCTGTAAACTTGATGACAGAAGATGATTTTTTCTTAGAAGTCGAATCCGCGATTACCGCACATAACACCTGGATGGAAAAATTAGAAGCGATTATTGAGCATGAGGAAGAAAGAAATATTGAGTTAGAGCATACGCGTTGTCGATTCGGAATTTTTTATCACTCTTCTGCTATTCCTAAATCAAATGAAAAAATATGGAAGGAAATTGATGGAATTCATAAAGGAATTCACAACTCAGCCCAAACCATATATGATTTATTGGATTCAGGCTATAAGGATAAAGCAAGGCAGGAGTTGCAAAAGACCAAAAACTTGAGCGAAGTCTTGAAGAAAAATCTCATGGCTTGTTGTAGTATAAGATAA
- a CDS encoding adenylate/guanylate cyclase domain-containing protein — protein MQKNIAFRVNTDTCIFMMTILSLQEFLKLFPNPSILDTPSRLDYFWHLELNCSAEKLWPEIIDTSKTNKLLELPEMQFKEKGGKLYGKTKNVGIELEWEEVPWQWEYKRFIENSRKYTKGFAKYVRVVGYLQELGNNSLRLYFYFAWLPANLRGKLLLRMAMPRMEKKYRVVFKNIANSLQVKSQIKIKTEKVQLEEGGKRILENAKVSLMKLFPNEVFVQNFLEHLEYGTEEELYRLRVKELALRWQEEEREVLKLFLQATRLGVLQMSWDVVCPHCRGVREELKHLGEVPPNASCEVCEIDFRTGGMDILEITFHIHPSIRKVAKRFYCSAEPSKKSHIILQKAFTANEKFRISCDFLPGLYRMRTNTRKEYNYMQVKEDADSKLRELTLEELMSKREFVIFQKENLGLWNHSDSDNVLILEKTEPDTFALRPKDLFLLQDFHDIFSEEAIQIGVSLDVGVQTILFTDLVGSTKLYSELGDGQAFSRVKQHFVWIYEEVTKHQGALTKTIGDAAMLVFPSPELAMRAAFEMQKRFHEKNDLGLRIRISLHSGPCLSVNLNSNIDFFGNTVNLCSKIQSLCGAGEIVFTETVKKNIEEFLYTRNLKLEELVYERNWDKERLKVFKIKVS, from the coding sequence TTGCAAAAAAATATTGCATTTAGAGTAAATACGGATACCTGTATATTTATGATGACTATTCTTTCTTTGCAGGAATTTTTAAAACTGTTTCCCAATCCTTCTATTTTAGATACACCTTCCCGGCTGGATTATTTCTGGCATCTGGAATTAAACTGTTCCGCCGAAAAACTATGGCCGGAAATAATTGATACATCTAAAACGAATAAGCTTTTAGAGCTTCCCGAGATGCAATTTAAAGAAAAAGGTGGAAAGCTTTATGGAAAAACAAAAAACGTCGGGATTGAATTAGAATGGGAAGAAGTTCCCTGGCAGTGGGAATATAAGCGTTTTATTGAAAACTCAAGGAAGTATACAAAAGGTTTTGCAAAGTATGTTCGAGTCGTGGGTTATCTGCAAGAATTGGGAAATAATTCGCTGCGTTTGTATTTTTATTTTGCCTGGCTGCCTGCAAATCTCAGGGGTAAATTACTTTTAAGAATGGCGATGCCCCGCATGGAAAAAAAATACAGAGTTGTATTTAAAAACATCGCAAATAGTTTGCAAGTGAAATCTCAGATTAAGATAAAAACAGAAAAGGTTCAATTAGAAGAAGGAGGAAAAAGAATATTAGAAAATGCAAAAGTATCACTTATGAAATTATTTCCAAACGAAGTATTCGTTCAAAACTTTTTAGAGCATCTTGAATATGGAACGGAAGAGGAGCTTTATCGTCTGCGTGTAAAAGAATTAGCCCTAAGGTGGCAAGAAGAGGAAAGGGAAGTTTTAAAACTTTTCTTACAGGCTACCCGACTGGGAGTATTACAGATGAGCTGGGATGTCGTTTGTCCGCATTGCAGAGGGGTTCGGGAAGAATTGAAACACCTTGGAGAAGTGCCTCCAAATGCAAGCTGTGAAGTTTGTGAGATTGATTTCCGGACAGGTGGAATGGACATCTTGGAAATAACCTTTCATATCCATCCTTCGATTCGTAAAGTAGCAAAACGTTTTTATTGTAGTGCAGAACCCTCAAAAAAATCTCATATTATTTTACAGAAAGCTTTTACTGCAAATGAGAAATTTAGAATTTCCTGTGATTTTTTACCCGGACTCTATAGGATGCGTACAAATACAAGAAAAGAATACAATTATATGCAGGTTAAAGAAGATGCAGATTCTAAACTTCGAGAATTGACCCTCGAAGAGTTGATGAGTAAAAGAGAGTTTGTTATTTTTCAAAAAGAAAACTTGGGTTTATGGAATCATTCAGATAGTGATAACGTTCTAATATTAGAAAAAACTGAACCTGATACTTTTGCTTTAAGACCTAAAGATTTATTTTTATTACAGGATTTTCACGATATATTTTCGGAAGAAGCAATACAAATTGGAGTAAGTCTCGATGTGGGGGTTCAAACCATTCTCTTTACCGATCTGGTGGGTTCAACGAAATTATATTCCGAGCTTGGAGACGGACAGGCTTTTTCTCGGGTAAAACAACATTTTGTCTGGATATACGAAGAAGTTACTAAGCACCAGGGAGCTCTGACCAAAACGATTGGAGATGCAGCTATGCTTGTATTTCCTTCGCCTGAATTGGCTATGCGGGCGGCTTTTGAAATGCAGAAACGCTTTCATGAAAAAAACGACCTGGGTTTACGTATTCGCATCAGTCTTCATAGTGGACCCTGTCTTTCGGTAAACTTAAATAGTAATATTGATTTTTTTGGAAATACCGTGAATCTTTGTTCGAAGATCCAGAGTCTTTGCGGAGCCGGAGAGATAGTTTTTACAGAGACTGTAAAAAAGAATATAGAAGAATTTTTATATACAAGAAATCTAAAGTTAGAGGAACTCGTTTATGAGAGAAACTGGGATAAAGAAAGACTCAAGGTTTTTAAAATAAAGGTTTCTTAG
- a CDS encoding carboxypeptidase M32, with protein sequence MEKNAFTEYRKYWKELVNLQNVISILHWDSEVTMPPEARPERAGQIAQLSALQHKNFTGNHFLRLIDEAEEFIRRTKPEKESFYLREIEVLRKERNRAVTLPVELVEKFSQKTNLAHGIWESARKNKNFKEFEGILSEIVELSIEMAECYGYDRNRYDALLEGYETGINVEKLDPLFMGLKNSLIPMVNEAREFPNPFKSEISERRQELFNRRLPAALGLPEDMSRLDKSSHPFSTNLGRKDFRITTRYDEKDPISSIMGVLHESGHSLYEMGVGEMEDYPSPLTASVSFGIHESQSRLWENQIGRSRAFWEYYYPSLCKDFEINHYDLPFEDLYNYLNSSAKTKIRVEADQLTYNLHIILRYEIEKELISEGLPVRELPERWNAGMKELFDLQIHNDAEGVLQDVHWSGGGFGYFPTYTLGNIYSAQFFHKFLEDTPDFWKGLMQHGDLSPLSNWLKKNIHLQGKILEPDKLIEKVCGARPKPEYLVKYLKTRLKEFF encoded by the coding sequence ATGGAAAAGAACGCATTTACGGAATATCGAAAGTATTGGAAAGAACTGGTTAATTTACAAAATGTCATCAGCATCCTGCACTGGGATTCTGAGGTTACCATGCCTCCGGAAGCCAGGCCGGAGAGAGCCGGACAAATTGCCCAACTATCAGCCCTGCAACATAAGAATTTTACCGGGAATCATTTCTTGCGTTTAATTGATGAAGCCGAGGAATTTATTCGCCGAACCAAACCGGAAAAAGAAAGTTTTTATCTTCGTGAAATAGAGGTTCTTCGAAAAGAAAGAAATCGTGCCGTTACCCTTCCGGTAGAACTTGTAGAGAAATTTAGTCAGAAAACGAACCTGGCTCATGGAATCTGGGAGTCGGCAAGAAAGAATAAAAACTTCAAAGAATTTGAAGGAATACTTTCTGAGATTGTAGAACTTTCTATAGAAATGGCTGAGTGTTACGGTTATGATCGCAATCGCTATGATGCACTCTTAGAAGGTTATGAAACCGGAATTAATGTAGAAAAACTGGATCCTCTATTCATGGGTTTGAAAAACTCCCTGATTCCTATGGTGAATGAAGCAAGAGAATTCCCCAATCCTTTTAAATCGGAAATCTCGGAAAGAAGGCAGGAATTATTCAATCGAAGGCTGCCGGCTGCTCTTGGTTTGCCCGAAGATATGAGTCGTTTGGATAAAAGTTCCCACCCCTTTTCTACCAATCTGGGAAGAAAAGATTTTCGGATTACTACACGGTATGATGAAAAAGATCCCATTTCTTCTATCATGGGAGTTCTGCATGAATCAGGACATTCCCTGTATGAAATGGGAGTAGGAGAAATGGAAGATTATCCGAGTCCTCTTACCGCTTCGGTATCTTTCGGGATCCATGAATCTCAAAGTCGACTCTGGGAAAACCAGATAGGTCGTTCCCGTGCATTCTGGGAATATTATTATCCGAGTCTTTGTAAAGATTTTGAAATCAATCACTATGATTTACCTTTTGAGGATTTATACAACTACCTGAATTCATCAGCCAAAACAAAAATTCGGGTAGAAGCTGATCAGTTAACTTATAACCTCCACATCATTCTTAGATACGAGATTGAGAAAGAACTGATTTCTGAAGGCCTGCCTGTGAGAGAACTACCGGAAAGATGGAATGCAGGGATGAAAGAACTATTTGACCTCCAAATTCATAATGATGCAGAAGGAGTCTTGCAGGATGTGCATTGGAGCGGAGGAGGCTTTGGATATTTTCCTACCTATACCCTCGGCAACATCTATTCTGCCCAGTTTTTCCACAAGTTTTTGGAGGATACGCCTGATTTCTGGAAAGGTCTTATGCAACATGGAGACCTTTCTCCTCTGTCGAATTGGCTAAAGAAGAACATTCATTTACAGGGAAAAATTTTAGAACCGGATAAGCTTATAGAGAAGGTATGCGGAGCCAGGCCAAAGCCTGAGTATCTTGTAAAATACTTAAAAACCCGCTTGAAGGAGTTTTTCTGA
- a CDS encoding iron-containing alcohol dehydrogenase yields the protein MGYKNIAWVLKETAKILPFPKPTLFSGPGSSIELCRAISKMGTKKIFIVTDETLVKIGILKNILTALEENGVAYEIYDKILPDPTYDQVENGLEILKNTNCDAILAIGGGSPIDAAKVLAARATNDKSIAQLAGLFKVWNAIMPLYVIPTTAGTGSEATVAAVVSDPVTHAKTPLMDPKLVPSMAALDGELMIGLPAGVTTATGMDALTHAVEAFISSNALPDTDRHSLAAAKLIDENLREVVKNPGNVQARQNMALASYFAGLAFTRAGVGYVHAIAHNFGALYKTPHGLANAIVLPYVLEFSLDSASDRLAKLAETCGLKQNGDSEIVLAKKFIQYVIDLKKEFGIPDKLKDLKKEDIPKIAKAALKEAHFTYAVPKYMDQTTCENLVAKMLP from the coding sequence ATGGGCTATAAAAATATAGCCTGGGTTCTAAAAGAAACCGCTAAAATATTGCCATTTCCTAAACCGACTTTATTTTCGGGTCCCGGTTCATCTATTGAGCTTTGTAGGGCTATTTCTAAAATGGGAACAAAAAAGATATTTATTGTGACCGATGAAACCCTTGTTAAGATTGGAATTCTAAAAAATATTTTAACTGCCCTCGAAGAAAATGGGGTTGCTTATGAAATCTATGATAAAATTTTACCGGATCCTACTTATGATCAGGTAGAAAATGGACTCGAGATTCTTAAAAATACAAATTGCGATGCCATTTTAGCCATAGGAGGAGGCTCTCCTATTGATGCAGCCAAGGTTTTAGCAGCAAGGGCCACGAACGATAAAAGTATTGCCCAGCTCGCCGGTCTTTTTAAGGTCTGGAATGCAATTATGCCTCTTTATGTAATCCCCACAACAGCCGGGACCGGTTCTGAGGCCACAGTCGCCGCGGTAGTATCTGACCCGGTAACCCATGCGAAAACTCCTCTCATGGATCCAAAGTTAGTTCCGTCAATGGCAGCCCTTGACGGAGAACTCATGATCGGTTTACCTGCCGGGGTAACTACAGCTACCGGTATGGATGCATTGACCCATGCGGTAGAAGCTTTTATTTCCTCCAATGCCTTACCCGATACCGACAGGCATTCATTAGCCGCTGCAAAGCTAATAGACGAAAACCTGAGAGAAGTAGTAAAAAATCCCGGCAATGTCCAGGCCAGACAAAATATGGCTCTTGCTTCCTATTTTGCGGGTCTTGCTTTTACTCGTGCCGGAGTAGGTTATGTTCACGCGATTGCACACAATTTTGGAGCTTTATATAAAACACCTCACGGATTAGCCAACGCGATTGTATTACCCTATGTCCTGGAATTTTCTCTGGACTCAGCCAGTGATAGATTAGCCAAACTCGCCGAAACCTGTGGTTTAAAACAGAATGGAGACTCGGAAATAGTTCTGGCTAAAAAATTCATCCAATATGTAATCGACCTGAAAAAAGAGTTTGGAATTCCGGATAAGTTAAAAGATTTAAAAAAGGAAGATATTCCAAAAATTGCGAAAGCAGCCCTGAAAGAAGCCCATTTCACCTATGCCGTACCCAAATATATGGATCAAACAACCTGCGAAAATTTAGTGGCAAAAATGCTCCCTTAG